One Corynebacterium tuberculostearicum DNA window includes the following coding sequences:
- a CDS encoding glutaredoxin family protein → MSQHLVELMVRTTCGSCARVREQITPVVKRAGAELAVRNVDEDAELAMEFGDRVPVVVIDGEEFACWEVDNEELAAELAG, encoded by the coding sequence ATGTCTCAGCATCTCGTCGAGCTCATGGTGCGCACCACCTGCGGTTCTTGTGCGCGCGTGAGGGAGCAAATCACCCCCGTCGTCAAGCGGGCAGGCGCGGAGCTTGCTGTGCGTAACGTGGATGAGGACGCGGAGCTGGCCATGGAGTTCGGTGACCGCGTGCCCGTTGTGGTCATCGACGGCGAAGAGTTTGCCTGCTGGGAAGTAGACAACGAGGAGTTGGCGGCCGAGTTGGCCGGTTGA
- the hemC gene encoding hydroxymethylbilane synthase gives MFQIGTRGSKLATTQAGHVRDWLIDAGFDSQLHIVTTAGDVNMAPVERIGVGVFTQALREALYAGECDIAVHSFKDLPTAPDERFRLVVPQRQDSREALVARDGLSLAQLPQGARVGTSAPRRISQLAALRPDLEIRPLRGNIDTRMSKVTDGELDAVLLAYAGLLRGGYADRATEIFEPSVFMPAPAQGALAIEAVAGTEAAAALDAIVDDRASAAAAGERAVLARLEAGCTAPVAATSRWDGDQLTVRGGVFALDGSRQLTATASGSAAEAADLGARVSDELFAGGAAELLGK, from the coding sequence ATGTTTCAGATTGGTACCCGCGGCTCCAAGCTCGCCACCACCCAGGCCGGCCATGTGCGCGATTGGCTTATCGACGCCGGCTTTGACTCCCAGCTCCACATCGTCACCACCGCCGGCGACGTCAATATGGCGCCGGTCGAGCGCATCGGCGTCGGCGTATTTACCCAGGCGCTGCGCGAGGCGCTGTATGCCGGCGAGTGCGATATTGCCGTGCACTCGTTTAAGGACCTGCCCACCGCCCCCGATGAACGCTTCCGCCTCGTGGTGCCGCAGCGCCAGGATTCCCGCGAGGCGCTCGTCGCCCGCGATGGCCTGAGCCTGGCACAGCTGCCGCAGGGCGCGCGCGTGGGCACCTCCGCACCGCGCCGCATCTCCCAGCTGGCCGCCCTCCGCCCGGACCTGGAGATTCGCCCGCTGCGCGGCAACATCGATACCCGCATGTCCAAGGTCACCGACGGCGAGCTCGACGCCGTTCTGCTGGCCTACGCCGGCCTGCTGCGCGGCGGCTACGCAGACCGCGCCACCGAAATCTTCGAACCCTCCGTCTTCATGCCGGCGCCGGCCCAAGGCGCACTCGCCATCGAGGCCGTGGCCGGCACCGAGGCCGCCGCAGCCCTAGACGCCATTGTCGACGACCGTGCCTCGGCCGCCGCTGCTGGTGAGCGCGCCGTGCTGGCCCGCCTCGAGGCCGGCTGTACCGCGCCGGTGGCCGCCACCTCGCGCTGGGACGGCGACCAGCTCACCGTGCGCGGCGGCGTCTTCGCGCTCGACGGATCCCGCCAGCTCACTGCCACCGCCTCCGGCTCCGCGGCCGAAGCCGCCGATCTTGGCGCGCGCGTCTCGGACGAGCTTTTCGCCGGTGGCGCGGCCGAGCTGCTGGGCAAGTAA
- a CDS encoding uroporphyrinogen-III synthase gives MSNAAPDTQLGKIVFVGAGPGNPDLLTVRAREVLANSAIAVTDPQVMQGVRDAVAAALPVPQELLDAAEAEYAQMCADAKAKGARRKPPRPAPPTAAVLYEPAEDIVGQLRECLVEADGEDVIRLVTGNPLHRESIKAEINAVASAGLEFQVVPGMSLPSTVPSFAGIALGSTYTEADVTDGADWDALANATQPIVLQATKEDLPVISDELQQRGMPAETEAFVTVHGTTRLQRTYETTLGTMGKLDADLTGPLVVTLGRSIDDRTKYSWWENRPLYGWRVLVPRTKEQAGPMSARLAGYGAIPQNVPTISIEPPRNPAQMDRAIKGIVEGRYKWIVFTSVNAVTAVWDKIAQLGLDARDFAGVHLAAVGTKTAAAIRAKGMVPELLPHKKKQNAEGLLDVFPNFVEDIDAVGRVLLPRADIAADTLVDGLKALDWEVDDVVAYRTVRAAPPSAEIRDMIKTGGFDAVAFTSGSTVRNLVGIAGKPHQRTIIACIGPSARAAAEEMGLRVDVVPEVADVPALVDALADHVAALRAAGNLPAPRKKRRSRKKATKVDKA, from the coding sequence ATGAGCAATGCCGCGCCAGACACCCAATTGGGCAAGATCGTCTTTGTGGGCGCTGGTCCAGGTAATCCCGACCTGCTGACCGTCCGCGCCCGCGAGGTTCTGGCAAATAGTGCCATCGCCGTGACCGATCCGCAGGTCATGCAGGGCGTGCGCGATGCCGTCGCCGCCGCGCTGCCCGTTCCGCAAGAGCTTCTCGACGCCGCCGAGGCCGAATACGCCCAAATGTGCGCCGATGCCAAAGCCAAGGGCGCGCGCCGCAAACCGCCGCGCCCCGCGCCGCCAACGGCCGCGGTGTTGTACGAGCCGGCCGAAGATATCGTCGGCCAGCTGCGCGAGTGCTTGGTCGAGGCCGATGGTGAGGATGTCATCCGCCTGGTCACCGGCAACCCGCTGCACCGCGAGTCCATCAAGGCCGAGATCAACGCCGTGGCGTCCGCCGGCCTGGAATTCCAGGTGGTGCCGGGCATGTCCCTGCCATCCACCGTGCCGTCCTTTGCCGGCATTGCGCTCGGCTCGACCTATACCGAGGCCGACGTTACCGACGGCGCCGATTGGGACGCGCTGGCCAACGCCACCCAGCCCATCGTCCTGCAAGCCACCAAGGAAGACCTGCCGGTCATCTCCGACGAGCTGCAGCAGCGCGGCATGCCGGCCGAGACCGAGGCATTTGTCACTGTCCACGGCACCACCCGCCTGCAGCGCACCTACGAGACCACGCTGGGCACCATGGGCAAGCTCGACGCGGACCTCACCGGCCCGCTCGTCGTCACCCTCGGCCGCAGCATCGACGACCGCACCAAGTACTCGTGGTGGGAAAACCGCCCGCTCTATGGCTGGCGCGTGCTCGTCCCACGCACCAAGGAGCAGGCCGGCCCGATGTCCGCGCGCCTGGCCGGCTACGGCGCTATCCCGCAAAACGTGCCCACCATCTCCATCGAGCCGCCGCGCAATCCGGCGCAGATGGACCGCGCCATCAAGGGCATCGTCGAGGGCCGCTACAAGTGGATCGTCTTCACCTCCGTCAACGCCGTGACCGCGGTGTGGGATAAAATCGCCCAGCTCGGCCTCGACGCCCGCGATTTCGCCGGCGTCCACCTCGCGGCCGTGGGCACCAAAACCGCGGCCGCCATCCGCGCCAAAGGCATGGTTCCGGAGCTTCTGCCACACAAGAAGAAGCAGAACGCCGAGGGCCTGCTCGATGTCTTCCCCAACTTCGTAGAAGACATCGACGCCGTCGGCCGCGTCCTGCTCCCGCGCGCCGATATCGCGGCCGATACCCTAGTTGACGGGCTCAAGGCCCTCGACTGGGAAGTCGATGACGTCGTGGCCTACCGCACCGTCCGCGCCGCCCCGCCTTCGGCCGAAATCCGCGACATGATCAAGACCGGCGGCTTCGACGCCGTCGCCTTCACCTCCGGGTCCACCGTGCGCAATCTGGTGGGCATTGCGGGCAAACCGCACCAGCGGACGATCATTGCGTGTATCGGGCCGTCGGCAAGAGCGGCCGCGGAAGAGATGGGCCTGCGCGTCGATGTCGTGCCCGAAGTCGCGGACGTGCCCGCGCTTGTCGACGCCCTCGCAGACCACGTCGCCGCCCTCCGCGCCGCCGGAAACCTGCCCGCGCCGCGCAAGAAACGCCGCTCGCGCAAGAAGGCTACTAAGGTCGACAAGGCATAA
- a CDS encoding glutamyl-tRNA reductase gives MSVLVVGMSHQSAPVALLEKLSMDSAVQDSACGQLVAAEPLSEAMIISTCNRMEVYTVTNSFHAGVQEVVRVLTQVSGVGEQELRNYLYVRYADAAAEHLMSVTSGLDSMVVGEQQIIGQVRSAYQSASEQGTVGPRIHALAQAALRAGKRVHSETDIDEAGASMVSFAFDQALQRLDAGDLTGKTALILGAGAMASLAATHAGRLGVKELVLANRTRERAERLASHAEEAGVATRVVDFSERAAALSDVDLAISATGADNFTIEAADLPAGRDLMLIDLSLPRDIDDAAAAAEGVDLVNIERLSKSLSAADTDVAAGTSPHAQARHIVDEELAAYTSAQRVRDVAPAVSALHRRAADLVECEAARLQHKHPELAGKQLEDVQRALKRVADKLLHEPTVRAKKLAASESSVSSENALQELFGLQLEGSGVSVAVNELPTMTKEA, from the coding sequence ATGAGCGTGCTCGTCGTGGGCATGTCCCACCAGTCGGCGCCGGTGGCGCTGCTGGAAAAGCTGAGCATGGATAGTGCGGTCCAGGATTCCGCCTGCGGGCAACTCGTGGCGGCCGAGCCGCTGTCAGAGGCGATGATTATCTCCACCTGCAACCGCATGGAGGTCTACACCGTCACCAACTCCTTCCACGCCGGCGTGCAGGAAGTCGTGCGCGTGCTCACCCAGGTGTCGGGCGTGGGCGAGCAGGAGCTGCGCAACTACCTCTACGTGCGCTATGCCGACGCCGCGGCCGAGCACCTGATGTCCGTGACCTCCGGCCTGGATTCCATGGTGGTGGGCGAGCAGCAGATCATCGGCCAGGTGCGCAGCGCCTACCAGTCCGCCTCCGAGCAGGGCACGGTCGGCCCGCGCATTCACGCGCTGGCGCAGGCCGCGCTGCGGGCGGGCAAGCGCGTGCACTCCGAGACCGATATCGACGAGGCCGGCGCCTCCATGGTGTCTTTCGCCTTCGACCAGGCCTTGCAGCGCCTCGACGCCGGGGACCTGACCGGCAAGACTGCGCTGATCCTTGGTGCGGGCGCCATGGCGTCCCTCGCCGCCACCCACGCCGGCCGGCTGGGGGTTAAGGAGCTGGTGCTGGCCAACCGCACCCGCGAGCGTGCCGAGCGCCTGGCCAGCCACGCCGAGGAGGCGGGCGTTGCCACCCGCGTTGTGGACTTTTCTGAGCGCGCCGCCGCGCTTTCCGACGTCGACCTTGCCATCTCCGCCACCGGCGCCGATAACTTCACCATCGAGGCCGCCGACCTTCCCGCCGGCCGCGATCTCATGCTCATCGATCTCTCCCTACCGCGCGATATCGACGATGCCGCCGCCGCGGCCGAGGGCGTGGACTTGGTCAATATCGAGCGCCTGAGCAAGTCGCTTTCGGCCGCCGATACCGATGTCGCGGCCGGCACCAGCCCGCACGCGCAGGCCCGCCACATCGTCGACGAGGAACTTGCGGCCTATACCTCGGCCCAGCGCGTGCGCGACGTCGCTCCGGCCGTAAGCGCCCTGCACCGCCGCGCGGCCGATCTCGTCGAGTGCGAGGCCGCGCGCCTGCAACACAAGCACCCCGAGCTCGCGGGCAAGCAGCTCGAGGACGTGCAGCGCGCGCTCAAGCGCGTGGCCGATAAACTGCTGCATGAACCGACGGTTAGGGCGAAGAAGCTGGCGGCGTCGGAAAGCAGTGTCAGCAGCGAGAACGCCCTGCAGGAGCTCTTTGGCCTGCAGCTGGAAGGCTCCGGTGTGTCCGTGGCCGTCAATGAATTGCCCACCATGACTAAGGAGGCCTAA